Proteins from a genomic interval of Lactococcus protaetiae:
- a CDS encoding methionyl aminopeptidase: protein MITLKSQREIEQMARSSKILADIHIGLREIIKPGIDMWEIEAYVRKVCKEKNVLPLQIGVDEGNYNPFPYATCCCLNDEVAHAFPRHIILKEGDLIKVDMVLGLVEDGSVDVSKLDFDDAESMVKYQEEFRGGVADSCWAYAVGNVSDEVKNLMDVTRECLYLGIEQAKVGNRIGDIGAVIQEYAESRGYGVVRDLVGHGVGPTMHEEPMVPHYGRAGRGLRLREGMVLTIEPMINTGGWEIDHDGERGYVTFDGSLSCQYEHQFVITKDGPVILTSQGEERTY, encoded by the coding sequence TTGATTACATTAAAATCACAACGTGAAATCGAGCAAATGGCACGCAGTAGCAAAATTTTGGCGGATATCCATATTGGCCTCCGTGAAATCATCAAACCTGGTATTGATATGTGGGAAATAGAAGCCTACGTCCGCAAAGTTTGTAAAGAAAAAAATGTCTTACCCTTACAAATTGGTGTAGATGAAGGAAATTATAATCCCTTTCCTTATGCCACTTGTTGCTGTTTAAATGACGAAGTTGCCCATGCTTTCCCACGCCATATCATCCTCAAAGAAGGAGATTTAATCAAAGTAGATATGGTACTTGGGCTGGTTGAAGATGGTTCCGTTGATGTATCGAAGCTTGATTTTGACGATGCGGAGTCTATGGTTAAATATCAAGAAGAATTCCGCGGTGGGGTAGCAGATTCTTGCTGGGCCTATGCTGTCGGTAATGTTTCTGATGAAGTGAAAAATCTCATGGATGTCACGAGAGAATGTTTGTATTTAGGGATTGAGCAAGCTAAGGTTGGTAACCGTATTGGTGATATTGGTGCAGTGATACAAGAATATGCAGAAAGCCGTGGCTATGGTGTTGTGCGTGATTTAGTTGGTCATGGTGTTGGTCCTACAATGCATGAAGAACCAATGGTGCCACACTATGGCAGAGCTGGACGTGGACTTCGACTGCGTGAAGGTATGGTTTTGACGATTGAACCAATGATTAATACGGGCGGTTGGGAGATTGACCACGACGGAGAACGAGGTTATGTTACCTTCGATGGTAGCTTATCTTGCCAGTATGAACATCAGTTTGTCATTACAAAAGATGGACCAGTGATTCTGACTAGTCAGGGAGAAGAAAGAACATATTGA
- a CDS encoding YihY/virulence factor BrkB family protein: MKKILQKIGELTGTFMTFFKSSEMSLSSIAAAYYLLLAIFPLVLIIGNILPFLQIDTAGLLHFLGDNLPEQLYDGVEPVIHSLLSQRNTGLLSVSVIAGLWTFSRALSALQMSMNKAYEVFNHRDFIISRIIGLVAGLAILLFLYFAIALSTFGQLILEHVYKLVPFDRNLYNTLHNMTLPAVAVATFLSLMMLYFILPNVKIKKLRYTMPGTIFSTFVLVFLTNWVAKYVSFALNQLDDLKLIGSLVVFALMIWFIFIARVLIIGAILNAVYQKTKLGEIETRRGEIVEFIKEIRK; encoded by the coding sequence ATGAAAAAAATTCTACAAAAAATCGGTGAGTTAACCGGTACTTTTATGACTTTTTTTAAGAGCTCAGAGATGAGTTTGTCCTCCATTGCGGCGGCATATTATCTCCTGCTTGCGATTTTTCCTCTTGTTTTAATTATTGGTAATATCCTACCTTTTTTGCAAATTGACACTGCAGGTTTGCTCCATTTTTTAGGAGATAACCTTCCAGAGCAACTCTATGATGGTGTGGAACCAGTGATTCATAGTTTATTAAGTCAGCGAAATACAGGTTTGCTGTCTGTTTCCGTCATTGCTGGTTTATGGACGTTTTCAAGAGCCTTATCTGCTTTACAGATGTCAATGAATAAAGCTTATGAAGTATTTAATCACAGAGATTTCATTATTAGTCGGATTATTGGGTTAGTAGCAGGGCTTGCGATTTTACTTTTCTTATATTTTGCGATTGCTTTATCTACTTTTGGACAGTTGATTTTGGAACATGTTTATAAACTTGTTCCTTTTGATCGGAACTTATATAATACTTTGCATAATATGACTTTGCCAGCTGTCGCAGTAGCAACGTTCTTATCTCTGATGATGCTTTATTTTATCTTGCCAAATGTTAAAATAAAGAAATTGAGATATACAATGCCAGGAACGATTTTTTCAACTTTTGTTTTAGTTTTCTTGACAAACTGGGTTGCTAAATATGTGAGTTTCGCACTCAATCAGTTGGATGACTTAAAATTAATTGGTTCTCTGGTTGTTTTCGCATTGATGATTTGGTTCATTTTTATCGCGCGAGTTTTGATTATTGGAGCAATATTGAATGCAGTTTATCAAAAAACAAAACTCGGTGAGATTGAAACACGCCGAGGAGAAATTGTTGAATTTATCAAAGAAATTAGGAAATAG
- a CDS encoding ClbS/DfsB family four-helix bundle protein: MKTPTAKAELLQTIQNDFDNLIHLIDSLPEESKNAAFRFNYAMTPNWRRDTNVRSVLMHLYERANRLVNWLENSNRSATRPFRADFFGDMSPELWIKQQNTDFEVAYQLAKETHKKAMSLLETLSEDELFKGVYFTWKSSLSIADYAMSGLANHYKWLRAQIENQVIVNEVISK, from the coding sequence ATGAAAACACCGACTGCTAAGGCAGAACTACTGCAAACAATCCAAAATGACTTTGATAATCTTATTCATTTGATTGACAGTTTACCAGAAGAAAGCAAAAATGCTGCTTTCCGTTTTAATTATGCTATGACACCGAATTGGCGTCGTGATACAAATGTACGGAGTGTGCTTATGCATTTGTATGAGCGAGCAAATCGTCTTGTAAATTGGCTAGAAAATTCTAATCGGAGTGCGACTCGTCCATTTCGTGCGGATTTCTTCGGTGATATGAGTCCAGAACTTTGGATTAAACAGCAAAATACAGACTTTGAGGTTGCCTATCAGTTAGCAAAAGAAACGCATAAAAAAGCGATGTCCTTGCTTGAAACTCTGTCGGAGGATGAACTTTTCAAAGGTGTTTATTTCACATGGAAAAGCTCGCTTTCTATTGCGGATTATGCTATGTCTGGATTAGCGAACCATTACAAATGGCTTAGGGCACAAATTGAAAATCAAGTAATTGTCAATGAGGTGATTTCCAAATAA
- a CDS encoding GtrA family protein yields MKKIISLLKTEAIKYLIFGVLATAVYALVKWLTWQAWHSGWGSETVAQSASIIFAFFTNKFFVFQHKSSHLLKDFISFVSGRLALLILSIAVNWWFIDQHPEILMDAFGINKNQLVADLNLFLQVFIIIINYLYSKFIVFRKTKTPAE; encoded by the coding sequence ATGAAAAAGATTATCTCACTTCTTAAAACCGAAGCAATAAAATATCTCATTTTTGGTGTTTTGGCCACGGCAGTCTATGCCTTAGTCAAATGGTTAACTTGGCAAGCTTGGCATTCTGGCTGGGGCTCAGAAACCGTTGCTCAATCTGCCAGTATTATCTTCGCTTTCTTTACAAATAAATTCTTTGTTTTTCAACACAAATCATCGCACTTACTCAAAGATTTCATCAGCTTTGTTTCTGGTCGGTTAGCTCTTCTAATCTTGTCTATCGCCGTCAATTGGTGGTTCATTGACCAGCATCCTGAAATTCTCATGGATGCTTTTGGCATCAATAAAAACCAACTTGTCGCTGACTTAAATCTTTTCCTTCAAGTCTTTATTATCATTATCAACTATCTCTATTCAAAATTCATTGTCTTCAGAAAAACAAAAACTCCAGCTGAGTAA
- a CDS encoding DUF3272 family protein yields the protein MPKQRFYSFMIGTVVEAWIFSWTFMTRSWFFATFFGVLLIRRLMIAYKLDKVIREMMK from the coding sequence ATGCCTAAACAACGATTCTATTCTTTTATGATAGGGACAGTGGTTGAAGCTTGGATTTTTAGTTGGACATTTATGACTAGGTCTTGGTTTTTTGCTACGTTCTTTGGTGTGCTGCTCATTCGACGGTTGATGATTGCTTATAAGCTAGATAAAGTTATCCGTGAAATGATGAAATAG
- the hprK gene encoding HPr(Ser) kinase/phosphatase — MTVSVQDLLDKIHFHVIYSTETALKKEITTSEIMRPGLEMAGYFDYFTPERIQLFGMKEWSYMMTIVGDNRYDLLKKVMTDVTPVVIIARNLEIPDEMVAAAKKADIVLLQSREATSRLNSILTSFLDEKLAERITVHGVLMDIFGVGVLIQGASGIGKSETGLELVKRGHRLVADDRVDVFQRDAFTLAGEPAEILRNMIEIRGVGIIDVMSLFGAGAVKDATDIDMAIYLENYDTSKEFDRLGNAPTIVTFSEVELPQTRIPVKTGRNVSVIIEAAVMNFRARQMGFDATKTFEDRLTNLITQNKED, encoded by the coding sequence ATGACAGTTTCGGTTCAGGATTTGCTTGATAAAATCCATTTTCATGTGATTTATTCAACGGAAACAGCACTGAAAAAAGAGATTACGACTTCGGAAATCATGAGACCTGGTCTTGAGATGGCGGGTTATTTTGACTATTTTACTCCAGAACGTATCCAACTTTTTGGGATGAAAGAATGGTCATATATGATGACTATTGTTGGAGATAATCGTTATGATTTGTTGAAAAAAGTGATGACGGATGTGACTCCTGTGGTCATTATTGCACGTAATCTTGAGATTCCTGATGAGATGGTCGCTGCGGCAAAAAAAGCAGATATTGTACTCTTGCAATCTCGTGAGGCGACAAGTCGTTTGAACTCTATTTTGACTTCATTTTTAGATGAAAAGTTGGCGGAACGTATCACTGTCCATGGTGTACTGATGGATATTTTTGGGGTGGGTGTGCTTATTCAAGGAGCCAGCGGAATTGGTAAGTCTGAAACGGGTCTTGAATTGGTTAAAAGAGGGCATCGACTTGTTGCAGATGACCGCGTAGACGTGTTCCAACGTGATGCTTTCACTTTAGCTGGTGAACCAGCTGAAATCTTGCGAAACATGATTGAGATTCGTGGGGTTGGTATCATTGATGTCATGAGTCTTTTTGGTGCTGGGGCTGTAAAAGATGCGACAGACATTGATATGGCGATTTATCTTGAAAATTATGATACGAGTAAAGAGTTTGATCGTCTTGGTAATGCACCGACAATTGTAACTTTTTCGGAAGTCGAGCTTCCACAAACGAGAATACCAGTAAAAACTGGGCGAAATGTTTCTGTCATTATCGAAGCAGCGGTCATGAATTTCAGAGCCAGACAAATGGGATTTGATGCTACAAAAACCTTTGAAGACCGTTTGACAAATCTGATTACACAAAATAAAGAAGACTGA
- the lgt gene encoding prolipoprotein diacylglyceryl transferase, with protein MNKLFPFLALDKVALQLGPIAIHWYAIFIVTGAAIAVWMACKEAPRRKNLTGQSLTTDDIIDFVLFAFPLGIVGARLYYVIFEWSYYSQHPSQIIAMWDGGGAIYGGLIAGAIVLFVFCYYRMIHPLDLLDITVPGVFLAQAMGRWGNFVNQEAYGKIVSNLDWLPSFVRNQMFIDGHYRMPTFLFESIGTLSGFVLVLVFRHRLKWLKRGDIFSFYLVWYGIVRFTVEGMRTDSLMLGPARVSQWLSAVLVLVGIGLFINRRLKKVEK; from the coding sequence ATGAATAAATTATTTCCCTTTTTAGCGCTTGACAAAGTTGCGCTTCAACTTGGTCCTATTGCGATTCACTGGTACGCCATTTTTATTGTGACAGGCGCTGCAATTGCAGTTTGGATGGCTTGTAAAGAAGCACCACGTCGTAAAAATCTTACAGGTCAATCCTTGACTACAGATGATATCATTGATTTTGTTCTCTTTGCTTTTCCACTAGGAATCGTTGGTGCCAGACTCTATTATGTCATTTTTGAGTGGAGCTATTATAGTCAACATCCAAGCCAGATTATTGCGATGTGGGATGGAGGAGGAGCGATATATGGCGGCCTAATCGCGGGTGCCATTGTCCTTTTTGTCTTTTGTTATTATCGAATGATTCATCCGCTTGATTTGCTAGATATCACAGTACCAGGTGTTTTCCTTGCCCAAGCAATGGGAAGGTGGGGAAACTTTGTCAATCAGGAAGCTTACGGCAAAATCGTTTCTAATCTAGATTGGCTACCTTCGTTTGTCCGTAATCAGATGTTTATTGACGGGCATTATCGGATGCCGACTTTCCTTTTTGAAAGTATTGGAACATTGAGTGGTTTTGTCCTCGTTCTTGTTTTCCGTCACCGTTTAAAATGGCTTAAACGTGGAGATATATTCAGCTTTTACTTGGTATGGTACGGTATTGTTCGTTTTACTGTTGAAGGGATGCGGACAGACAGTTTAATGCTAGGACCTGCTCGTGTTTCACAGTGGTTGTCAGCAGTGCTTGTCTTAGTAGGGATTGGACTATTTATTAATCGTCGACTGAAAAAAGTTGAAAAGTAG
- a CDS encoding DUF948 domain-containing protein, translated as MGNIALLIIAIAFAVLVLFLVIVLHKVSKVVEEANRTVKLVSSDVDVLLHQADGIMAKANTLLEDVNGKVATIDPLFTAVADLSESISDINTSSRKLVARINRPSSRRKAGSASAVVLAKTAKKFFVKKDKVKESKETV; from the coding sequence GTGGGAAATATTGCATTATTAATCATTGCGATTGCTTTTGCGGTGTTGGTACTTTTTTTGGTTATCGTACTTCACAAAGTATCAAAGGTTGTAGAAGAAGCAAATCGTACAGTGAAGTTGGTTTCAAGTGATGTGGATGTATTATTACATCAGGCAGATGGAATCATGGCAAAAGCAAATACTTTACTTGAAGATGTCAACGGTAAAGTGGCTACGATAGACCCTTTGTTTACCGCAGTTGCCGATTTATCGGAAAGTATTTCAGATATCAATACATCAAGCCGTAAACTTGTTGCTAGAATAAATCGACCATCTTCAAGAAGAAAAGCAGGCTCGGCTTCAGCGGTTGTGCTTGCAAAAACAGCCAAAAAATTCTTTGTAAAAAAGGATAAAGTTAAAGAAAGCAAAGAAACTGTATAA
- a CDS encoding YtxH domain-containing protein, giving the protein MSKKSGFLVGALVGAAAALFLAPKKGSELREDAGKIYDDFKENPQETLNNLKDSAVDFSTDKFNEIKEKFDTGEISAEKAKDYLISKRDLIKEKVDSGELSKESVVSFFNDTRDAIVEKLNTVKLSSEELFDEDESHLSDEVVAAAAEFNDKKEDVVEATSDKVEEVKEEIDTEKLSEEANKIAEKAKELTSEEW; this is encoded by the coding sequence ATGTCAAAAAAATCAGGATTTTTAGTCGGTGCCTTAGTTGGTGCGGCTGCCGCTCTCTTCCTTGCTCCCAAAAAAGGAAGTGAATTACGCGAAGATGCAGGAAAAATATACGATGATTTCAAAGAGAATCCTCAAGAAACGCTAAATAATCTTAAAGATAGCGCTGTTGATTTTTCCACAGATAAATTCAATGAAATTAAAGAAAAATTTGATACAGGAGAAATTTCTGCTGAAAAGGCCAAAGATTATTTGATTTCAAAGCGCGATTTGATTAAGGAAAAAGTGGACTCAGGAGAACTTTCAAAAGAAAGTGTTGTTTCTTTTTTCAATGATACGAGAGATGCAATCGTAGAAAAATTAAATACGGTAAAATTGAGTAGTGAAGAACTTTTTGATGAAGATGAGTCTCATCTTTCTGATGAAGTTGTAGCAGCAGCTGCAGAATTCAATGATAAAAAAGAGGACGTTGTTGAAGCGACATCTGATAAAGTTGAAGAAGTCAAAGAAGAAATTGATACAGAAAAATTATCAGAAGAAGCAAATAAAATTGCTGAAAAAGCTAAAGAATTAACGTCAGAAGAGTGGTAG
- the thiM gene encoding hydroxyethylthiazole kinase produces the protein MSILTQIQKVQPLVLNLANQVTTQRVADIISFLGASPLMTKEIQEIESLLTIADALVVNIGTISESDVPIFLKACQLANQMHKPIVLDPVAVNVPYRASVVKQLLSAVSFDIIRGNAAEIAWFADKKAVSKGIDALELVVSPENAKIAAKKTGAVIVQTGKTDVVTDGTEVLFVSTDSPLFKVNVGCGDMLSATIGAFVAVSDNLIQSAYEATKFFGEAGEQATEQVQNLPGGFINAFLDEIYQKAREAK, from the coding sequence ATGTCTATTTTGACACAAATTCAAAAAGTACAACCGTTAGTGTTGAATCTTGCAAATCAAGTCACCACGCAAAGAGTGGCTGACATCATAAGTTTTTTGGGTGCCTCACCTTTAATGACAAAGGAAATTCAAGAAATTGAGTCTTTACTCACTATTGCGGATGCTCTAGTAGTCAATATTGGAACAATCAGTGAATCTGACGTGCCAATTTTTCTTAAAGCTTGTCAATTGGCAAATCAAATGCATAAACCGATAGTTTTGGACCCTGTTGCAGTTAATGTTCCTTACCGTGCAAGTGTGGTCAAACAACTGTTAAGTGCTGTAAGTTTTGACATTATCCGCGGTAATGCAGCAGAGATTGCTTGGTTTGCTGACAAAAAAGCTGTCAGTAAAGGAATTGATGCACTAGAGCTGGTGGTAAGTCCAGAAAATGCAAAAATTGCTGCAAAAAAGACGGGCGCAGTTATTGTCCAAACGGGGAAAACTGATGTTGTTACTGACGGAACTGAAGTTTTATTTGTCAGTACTGACAGCCCACTTTTTAAGGTAAATGTTGGGTGTGGTGATATGTTATCAGCAACAATTGGAGCTTTTGTGGCAGTATCAGATAATCTTATCCAATCTGCTTATGAAGCAACGAAATTTTTTGGTGAAGCAGGAGAGCAAGCTACTGAGCAGGTTCAGAATTTACCAGGAGGGTTCATAAATGCATTTCTTGATGAAATTTATCAAAAAGCAAGAGAGGCAAAATGA
- a CDS encoding cytosine permease, with protein MENLQISPEKRTTGAWDSFATWINANANNGTWFTGGVIAAAGVWTASVDLVIVGLISYAFLSIAAYMGYKTGLPAMYLTRPSFGVRGSVLPSMINIIQFMGWAAANTFIAAVSMAMMLNSLFKFPAINSSNAYISIGTGIFIMMILHLLSVSMGEKSIRMLERFGIWLIYILVLWEMIVVFHDFSWHQLINWRPAINIKMSSGKVIDTMAVFNLGWAMAGSDFSRFAKNKKSALVVPFIGVNIGTWWFASIGMFSTIAMALSLHNFNPENSDPSVVATKLGLGLVALLVIVITSTTSNAVSLLAAGSAYNNIFKRTSFNRSLVIVTILASLISFIPLIINSFLASFTAFLSVIGMTMIPVIPIFLIDFYIFNNQKYDISALDKVGGVYWYSKGINWIAVISWGIGVLAYNLFQRWTMVSDVIGASFESLILAGFSYFLLTRILRK; from the coding sequence ATGGAAAATTTACAGATTTCACCTGAGAAAAGAACGACAGGAGCATGGGATTCATTTGCAACATGGATTAATGCAAATGCAAATAATGGTACTTGGTTTACAGGCGGTGTAATAGCTGCGGCAGGTGTGTGGACAGCATCGGTTGATTTAGTTATTGTTGGATTGATTTCTTATGCTTTTTTATCTATTGCAGCATATATGGGCTATAAAACAGGTTTACCCGCGATGTATTTGACTCGACCTTCGTTTGGAGTCCGAGGTTCAGTTTTACCTTCAATGATTAACATTATTCAATTTATGGGTTGGGCAGCGGCAAACACATTTATTGCGGCAGTGTCAATGGCTATGATGCTCAATAGCTTATTCAAATTTCCAGCAATCAATTCGAGTAATGCTTATATCAGCATTGGTACAGGAATCTTTATTATGATGATTTTACACCTTTTGTCTGTATCTATGGGAGAAAAATCAATTCGAATGTTGGAGCGTTTTGGGATTTGGTTGATTTATATCTTAGTACTCTGGGAAATGATTGTTGTTTTTCATGATTTTTCTTGGCATCAGTTGATAAATTGGCGGCCAGCAATAAATATCAAAATGTCTTCTGGAAAAGTTATTGATACAATGGCAGTCTTTAATCTTGGCTGGGCAATGGCTGGCTCAGACTTTTCAAGATTTGCTAAAAATAAAAAATCGGCACTTGTAGTACCTTTTATCGGTGTAAATATAGGAACGTGGTGGTTCGCTTCAATCGGTATGTTTTCTACGATTGCGATGGCTTTAAGTTTGCATAACTTTAATCCAGAAAATTCAGATCCATCCGTTGTCGCAACAAAACTTGGCCTAGGCTTGGTGGCATTATTAGTTATTGTTATCACGTCAACTACCTCAAATGCAGTCAGTCTGTTAGCGGCAGGTTCAGCTTATAATAATATCTTTAAGAGAACAAGTTTCAATCGTTCCTTGGTTATTGTAACTATTCTTGCTTCATTAATTTCATTTATCCCACTTATCATCAATAGTTTTTTAGCAAGTTTTACTGCGTTTCTTTCGGTAATCGGGATGACGATGATTCCCGTGATTCCTATTTTTTTGATTGATTTTTATATCTTTAACAATCAAAAATATGATATTTCGGCATTAGATAAAGTAGGTGGAGTCTACTGGTACAGTAAAGGAATTAACTGGATTGCTGTCATTTCTTGGGGAATTGGTGTACTTGCTTATAACCTATTTCAACGATGGACAATGGTGAGTGACGTTATTGGAGCAAGTTTTGAAAGTTTGATTTTAGCAGGTTTCAGTTACTTTTTGTTGACAAGAATACTTAGAAAGTAG
- the thiD gene encoding bifunctional hydroxymethylpyrimidine kinase/phosphomethylpyrimidine kinase, with the protein MIEVPQVVTIAGIDSSGGAGINADTKTFHNQKVYAATIVTGLTAQNTYGVQDIDPSHPEFILSQFDSVFSDLKISAAKTGALFGKAQVEAVIEGLKKYKVNHLTVDPVMIAKGGARLLSNDAIELIKNELFPLAEVITPNIEEAEVMVGYKIENRQALIYALKDLQRMGAKNVLIKGGHTESEVVSDFLLTGDGKISHYDSKRIMTNRTHGTGDTLSSYITAHLAQGETLIEIMPKAKAFILATIKETIHVGHGHGPLNHWVNTDE; encoded by the coding sequence ATGATAGAGGTACCACAAGTAGTGACAATTGCAGGAATTGATTCAAGCGGTGGCGCTGGTATTAATGCAGATACTAAAACATTTCATAATCAAAAAGTTTATGCTGCGACAATTGTCACAGGACTAACAGCACAAAATACCTATGGTGTGCAAGATATTGATCCTAGCCATCCAGAATTTATCCTTTCACAATTTGATTCTGTATTCTCTGATCTAAAGATTTCTGCAGCAAAAACGGGAGCATTGTTCGGTAAAGCTCAAGTTGAAGCAGTTATTGAGGGACTGAAAAAATACAAAGTCAATCATCTCACCGTTGATCCTGTAATGATAGCAAAAGGAGGAGCAAGATTATTATCTAATGATGCAATAGAACTCATCAAAAATGAATTGTTTCCTTTGGCAGAGGTCATCACTCCAAATATAGAAGAAGCTGAAGTAATGGTCGGCTATAAGATTGAAAATCGCCAAGCACTTATTTACGCCTTAAAAGATTTACAGAGGATGGGTGCTAAAAATGTACTAATCAAAGGAGGACACACAGAGAGTGAAGTTGTATCAGATTTTTTACTGACAGGAGATGGGAAAATAAGTCACTATGACTCAAAAAGGATAATGACAAATCGAACGCATGGTACAGGGGATACTTTGTCGTCTTATATTACGGCTCACCTTGCCCAAGGAGAGACATTGATTGAGATAATGCCCAAGGCAAAAGCCTTTATTCTGGCTACGATTAAGGAAACGATTCATGTAGGACATGGGCATGGTCCTCTGAATCATTGGGTGAACACAGATGAATAA
- the thiE gene encoding thiamine phosphate synthase, with the protein MNKEFLRCYFIAGPQNFPGLSIWEAQEKIVLIMKSGVTAYQFRDKGIVYQNDRQRLELAQSLRDTARKLGIPFIVNDDVGLAIALKADGVHLGQNDEKLSDARQKVGRSMIIGLSVNNATELAKAQESQADYLGVGPVYPTLTKTDATHPIGVQELGKMMPQNHLPIVGIGGIGLSVLPELVHIGIDGIAVISLLIGSNHPDTVAKTVLDTFKAH; encoded by the coding sequence ATGAATAAAGAATTTTTAAGATGTTATTTCATTGCAGGACCGCAAAATTTTCCAGGATTATCTATCTGGGAAGCACAAGAAAAAATCGTTTTAATCATGAAAAGTGGCGTAACTGCTTATCAATTTAGAGATAAAGGTATAGTTTACCAAAATGATAGACAGCGTCTAGAATTAGCCCAAAGTCTGAGAGATACAGCAAGAAAACTTGGCATTCCTTTCATAGTAAATGATGATGTTGGTTTGGCAATAGCGCTCAAAGCTGATGGAGTTCATTTGGGGCAAAATGATGAGAAATTGAGTGATGCAAGGCAAAAAGTTGGACGTTCAATGATTATTGGACTTTCAGTCAATAATGCTACAGAGCTCGCTAAAGCCCAAGAAAGTCAAGCAGATTACTTAGGAGTTGGACCTGTCTACCCAACATTAACCAAAACGGATGCAACTCACCCTATTGGTGTGCAGGAATTAGGAAAAATGATGCCTCAAAATCATCTTCCAATTGTGGGGATAGGAGGTATTGGGTTATCAGTCTTACCAGAGCTTGTTCACATAGGAATTGATGGTATAGCAGTAATTTCTCTTTTAATAGGTTCAAATCACCCTGATACAGTGGCCAAAACCGTGCTAGACACATTTAAGGCCCACTAA
- a CDS encoding DUF3042 family protein, with amino-acid sequence MHNKSFITGFVAGKAFTLIALAAGALCIKTQVINPIKEKKQMIDNGRKRAARKRIAP; translated from the coding sequence ATGCACAATAAATCATTCATCACAGGTTTCGTCGCAGGAAAAGCATTTACCCTTATCGCTCTTGCCGCTGGCGCACTATGTATAAAAACCCAAGTCATCAATCCAATCAAAGAGAAAAAACAAATGATTGACAATGGACGTAAAAGAGCTGCCAGAAAACGTATTGCTCCTTGA
- a CDS encoding DUF3042 family protein, with the protein MNKLLKGYLIGKAIEITIAGTTLLIAKHKGYLPEMSQVSADIPNMERHKKAIRKRLAR; encoded by the coding sequence ATGAATAAGTTACTCAAAGGCTATCTCATTGGAAAAGCCATCGAAATCACTATCGCAGGAACCACTCTTCTCATCGCAAAACACAAAGGTTATCTTCCAGAAATGTCACAAGTTTCAGCCGATATTCCAAATATGGAAAGACACAAAAAAGCCATTCGAAAAAGGCTCGCACGTTAA